From Pseudovibrio sp. Tun.PSC04-5.I4, a single genomic window includes:
- a CDS encoding type II and III secretion system protein family protein, with protein MVFLRQIVLASCLLKLLRLSRVATNTFIAIALTLVLPTTGSAQSAFETTVEVTAQYGGKVRQLNVGKGRSIVLNTNEEVRDVLVSKPEVADAVVRTRNRVFVFGNEIGQASLVLFGNGGRQLASFNLNVQPDPSGLIELLDRLLPNSDINADIINQSIVLSGTAVSSLEAQQAYDIALKFVSNDEKKIVNTIGIAEKDQVQLKVTVAEVERTTIKQLGVNLKGSIKIGALDIGFNTSPAYNINPSVVNAGSLGGKLSFGGGSFSPTLKALEREGVMRTLAEPTLVAVSGENASFLAGGEFPIPVAYEDNKVSLEFKPFGVSLDFTPVVLSGGRIKLRVKTEVSELSSEGAVSIGGSVSVSALKVRRAESTLELPSGGTLVLAGLLKQNYGQEIDGIPGLKDVPILGTMFKSRDYVNRQTELVIFVTPYIVRPVARSQITRPDDNFAAPSDQSTIFLNQLSRIYRANDAPVKGSYNGKVGYIYE; from the coding sequence AGCCGCGTCGCCACAAATACCTTTATTGCGATAGCTTTGACATTAGTCCTTCCAACCACTGGCTCAGCTCAAAGCGCCTTCGAAACCACGGTAGAAGTTACAGCACAATATGGCGGAAAAGTCCGGCAGTTGAATGTTGGAAAAGGTCGTTCTATCGTTTTGAATACAAACGAAGAAGTTCGTGATGTTCTTGTGTCTAAGCCAGAGGTTGCGGATGCGGTCGTTCGGACTAGAAATCGCGTTTTCGTGTTTGGAAATGAGATCGGGCAAGCATCTCTTGTTTTGTTTGGGAATGGCGGCCGGCAACTAGCCTCTTTTAATCTCAATGTTCAGCCTGATCCTTCCGGCCTGATTGAACTCCTTGATCGCCTGCTTCCAAATTCTGATATTAATGCTGACATTATAAATCAGAGCATTGTCTTATCAGGGACTGCTGTTTCCTCTTTAGAAGCGCAGCAGGCCTATGACATAGCACTAAAATTTGTGAGCAATGATGAGAAGAAGATTGTAAACACGATTGGTATTGCTGAGAAAGACCAAGTTCAGCTAAAGGTGACTGTCGCAGAAGTCGAACGGACAACCATCAAGCAGCTAGGTGTGAACCTGAAAGGCTCCATTAAAATTGGTGCTTTGGATATCGGCTTTAATACCTCACCTGCATACAATATTAATCCTTCGGTTGTGAATGCTGGATCGTTGGGCGGGAAACTCTCGTTTGGTGGTGGGTCCTTTTCACCAACTTTAAAAGCACTGGAACGCGAAGGCGTGATGCGAACCCTTGCGGAACCAACTCTGGTCGCAGTTTCAGGTGAAAATGCCAGCTTCCTTGCTGGTGGTGAATTCCCAATTCCAGTAGCTTATGAAGACAATAAAGTGAGCCTGGAGTTCAAACCTTTTGGTGTTAGCTTAGATTTTACGCCTGTCGTCCTTTCCGGAGGACGGATTAAGTTGCGTGTTAAAACAGAAGTCAGTGAGCTGAGTTCAGAGGGAGCCGTGAGTATTGGTGGTTCTGTGTCCGTTTCAGCTCTCAAGGTTCGCCGTGCAGAGTCTACGTTGGAATTGCCATCTGGCGGTACATTGGTTTTGGCGGGCTTGTTGAAGCAAAATTACGGCCAAGAAATTGATGGTATTCCCGGCCTTAAAGACGTTCCGATCCTGGGAACTATGTTCAAAAGCCGCGATTATGTGAACAGACAAACCGAACTTGTGATCTTCGTAACGCCTTATATTGTGCGCCCTGTAGCTCGCTCACAGATAACACGCCCTGATGATAATTTTGCGGCACCAAGTGACCAGTCGACGATATTTCTCAATCAGTTGAGCCGAATTTACAGAGCAAACGATGCTCCTGTGAAAGGGAGCTATAACGGCAAAGTTGGTTACATTTATGAGTGA